A DNA window from Daucus carota subsp. sativus chromosome 3, DH1 v3.0, whole genome shotgun sequence contains the following coding sequences:
- the LOC108215110 gene encoding phytochrome-associated serine/threonine-protein phosphatase 3 → MDLDLWISKVKEGQHLSEDELQLLCEYVKDILIEESNVQPVNSPVTVCGDIHGQFHDLMKLFQTGGHVPDTNYIFMGDYVDRGYNSLEVFTILLLLKARYPANITLLRGNHESRQLTQVYGFYDECQRKYGNANAWRYCTDVFDYLTLSAIIDGTVLCVHGGLSPDIRTVDQIRVVDRNCEIPHEGPFCDLMWSDPEDIETWAVSPRGAGWLFGSRVTSEFNHINKLDLVCRAHQLVQEGLKYMFQDKGLVTVWSAPNYCYRCGNVASILSFNENMERDVKFFTETEENNQMRGPRTGVPYFL, encoded by the exons GTTAAGGACATTTTGATTGAAGAATCGAATGTGCAGCCTGTTAACAGTCCAGTTACAGTTTGTGGTGACATTCATGGTCAGTTCCATGACTTAATGAAGCTTTTTCAGACAGGAGGTCATGTACCagatacaaattatatttttatg GGAGATTATGTTGACCGCGGATACAATAGTCTTGAAGTGTTTACAATTCTGTTGCTTCTTAAAGCAAG ATATCCTGCAAATATCACTCTTCTTCGTGGTAATCATGAGAGCAGGCAACTCACACAG GTCTATGGATTCTATGATGAATGTCAAAGAAAGTATGGAAATGCTAATGCTTGGCGGTATTGCACTGATGTTTTTGATTATCTAACTTTGTCAGCAATCATAGATGGCACG gtaCTCTGTGTTCATGGTGGCCTTTCTCCAGACATTAGAACCGTAGATCAG ATTAGAGTTGTTGATAGAAATTGTGAAATTCCACATGAAGGCCCTTTCTGTGACCTGATGTGGAGTGACCCTGAAGATATCGAAACGTGGGCTGTCAGTCCTCGTGGTGCTGGCTGGCTGTTTGGATCCAGGGTTACTTCAGAA tTTAACCATATCAACAAACTTGATCTGGTTTGTCGAGCCCACCAACTTGTGCAAGAAGGTCTTAAGTACATGTTTCAAGACAAAGGACTTGTAACT GTATGGTCTGCGCCAAATTATTGTTACAGATGTGGAAATGTTGCCTCGATACTTAGCTTTAATGAGAATATG GAGAGGGATGTGAAATTCTTTACTGAGACTGAAGAAAACAATCAGATGCGAGGTCCCAGAACAGGGGTACCTTATTTCTTGTAA
- the LOC108213774 gene encoding NDR1/HIN1-like protein 6, whose protein sequence is MADHLKIHPVVDIEAPPTAPLVANSSSKASERGGSLLHVKDMNPAPPRAQPPPGPPPPQFRQTTPLIPSPPPRRKSRSFCCKCICWTISLLILILIILGAIVGILYLVFQPKIPKYSVDRLQISDLRLNTDGSLYAKFDVQITAKNPNKKIGIYYQQGSHLSVWYAKTKLCQGKFPKFYQGHMNKTRLDVSLTGQAQYGNTLLGALQEQQQTGRIPLDLKVDVPVSVKLGKLKLRKVRILGKCLLIVDTLSSNSVITIKASSCKFKLKL, encoded by the coding sequence ATGGCTGACCATCTCAAAATTCATCCTGTAGTAGATATTGAAGCACCTCCAACGGCTCCTCTAGTGGCCAATTCTTCATCAAAAGCTTCCGAAAGAGGGGGATCATTATTGCATGTCAAAGACATGAATCCAGCTCCACCGCGGGCACAACCTCCACCAGGCCCTCCACCACCACAATTTAGGCAAACCACCCCCTTAATCccatcaccaccaccacgacGTAAATCAAGAAGCTTCTGCTGCAAATGCATCTGCTGGACAATCTCTCTGTTGATCCTCATTCTCATAATTCTTGGAGCCATAGTAGGCATTCTTTATCTGGTTTTTCAACCAAAAATTCCTAAATACTCTGTGGACCGCCTCCAAATCTCCGACCTGAGGCTAAACACAGATGGCAGTCTCTACGCTAAATTTGATGTCCAGATCACAGCAAAAAACCCCAACAAAAAGATAGGAATATACTATCAACAAGGAAGCCACTTAAGTGTATGGTATGCAAAAACAAAACTATGTCAAGGCAAGTTTCCGAAATTTTACCAAGGTCATATGAATAAAACTAGATTAGACGTGTCGTTAACGGGGCAAGCACAATATGGAAACACATTGTTGGGGGCATTGCAGGAGCAACAACAGACAGGAAGGATCCCATTAGACCTTAAAGTGGATGTTCCTGTCAGTGTCAAACTTGGGAAGTTGAAGCTGAGGAAAGTGAGAATACTGGGGAAGTGTCTGTTGATTGTTGACACATTGAGCTCCAATAGTGTGATCACTATCAAAGCTAGTTCTTGCAAGTTTAAATTGAAGCTGTGA